In one Gracilinanus agilis isolate LMUSP501 chromosome 6, AgileGrace, whole genome shotgun sequence genomic region, the following are encoded:
- the EML3 gene encoding echinoderm microtubule-associated protein-like 3 isoform X1, translating to MAGAAGPGEGQTGGPDGLGALSQRLRVQEEEMELVKAALAEVLRRLRMREGSPLAPGSLQAARESAAATAAASASASMSASSPAAPPGLPPPTSPSLVSRGTQTDAEPEARPTCGPFSLSNGPPARAGGCEEEPGGAQSEGGGSSSGGTSSPGPPGALRPFQLPQRGDTPRRNSSSSSSPSERPRQKLSRKAVSSANLLLRSESRGGKDPVSSPGGPGSRRSNYNLEGISVKMFLRGRPITMYIPSGVRSPEELPSGPPPENLSLDWVYGYRGRDSRSNLFVLRSGEVVYFIACVVVLYRPGGGPGGPGGGGQRHYLGHTDCVRCLAVHPDGVRVASGQTAGVDKDGKPLQPVVHIWDSEKLQKLQEIGLGVFERGVGALAFSVSDQGSFLCVVDDSNEHMLSVWDWSRGTKLVEIKSTNDSVLAVGFNPQDSTCIVTSGKSHVHFWNWSPGGGALGNGGLARKQGVFGKYKKPKFVPCFVFLPDGDILTGDSEGTILTWGRSLPDARTPGRGGAKETFGIVAQTRAHEGSIFALCLLRDGTVLSGGGRDRRLVQWGQGLTALQEAEIPEQFGAVRAIAEGLGSELLVGTTKNALLRGDLTQGFSPVIQGHTDELWGLCTHPSLNRFLTCGHDRQLCLWDGECHALAWSLDLKETGLCADFHPGGKVVAVGLNTGRWLVLDTETREIVSDFTDGNEQLSVVRYSPDGMYLAIGSHDNTIYIYGVSSDGAKCSRFGRCLGHSSFITHLDWSKDGNFIMSNSGDYEILYWDVAGGCKLLRNRYESRDREWATYTCVLGFHVYGVWPDGSDGTDINSLCRSHNERVVAVADDFCKVHLFLYPCAKAKSPSRKYGGHGSHVTSVRFTHDDSHLISLGGKDSSIFQWRMLGGGGPGPPPPTPSRTPSLSPASSLDA from the exons ATGGCCGGGGCCGCGGGCCCGG GTGAGGGCCAGACTGGGGGCCCGGACGGCCTGGGGGCCTTGAGCCAGAGGCTCCGGGTccaggaggaggagatggagctGGTGAAGGCTGCCCTGGCTGAAGTCCTGCGGAGACTCAGGATGAGGGAGGGGAGCCCGCTGGCCCCAGGCTCCCTGCAGGCTGCCAGGGAGTCCGCCGCCGCTACCGCAGCCGCCTCCGCCTCCGCCTCGATGAGCGCCAG CAGCCCCGCGGCCCCCCCTGGACTGCCACCCCCCACCAGCCCCTCCTTGGTGAGCAGGGGCACCCAGACAGATGCGGAGCCTGAGGCCAGGCCGACTTGTGGCCCCTTCAGCCTGAGCAATGGGCCCCCAGCCCGGGCTGGGGGCTGCGAGGAGGAGCCGGGGGGTGCTCAGTCAGAAGGCGGGGGCAGCAGCAGCGGGGGCACCAGCTCTCCCGGCCCTCCCGGGGCGCTCCGGCCCTTCCAGCTCCCTCAGAGGGGAGACAC GCCTCGGCGgaattcctcctcttcctcctccccctcggAGCGGCCCCGACAGAAGCTCTCCAGGAAAGCGGTGTCCTCGGCCAACCTGCTGCTCCGCTCCGAAAG CCGAGGTGGGAAGGATCCTGTCTCCAGCCCTGGAGGACCTGGTTCTCGGAGGAGCAATTATAATCTGG AGGGCATCTCGGTGAAGATGTTCCTTCGGGGTCGACCCATCACCATGTACATCCCGTCGGGCGTCCGCAGTCCCGAGGAGCTGCCCAGTGGCCCACCCCCTGAGAACCTCAGCCTTGACTGGGT ctATGGGTACAGGGGCCGGGACTCGCGCTCCAACTTGTTTGTCCTGCGCTCTGGGGAAGTCGTTTATTTTATCGCCTGTGTGGTGGTGCTGTACCGGCCCGGAGGAGGCCCGGGAGGCCCTGGGGGGGGAGGCCAGAGACACTACCTGGGGCACACCGACTGTGTGCGCTG TCTTGCCGTCCATCCTGATGGTGTCCGAGTAGCTTCTGGACAGACAGCCGGGGTCGACAAAGATGGGAAG CCACTTCAGCCGGTGGTTCACATCTGGGATTCAGAGAAGCTGCAGAAGCTCCAGGAGATCGGCCTCGGGGTGTTTGAGCGAGGGGTCGGGGCCCTCGCCTTCTCTGTCTCG GATCAGGGCAGCTTCCTTTGTGTGGTGGATGACTCTAACGAGCACATGTTGTCCGTGTGGGACTGGAGCCGAGGGACCAAGCTGGTGGAAATCAAG agCACCAACGACTCTGTCCTGGCCGTGGGCTTCAACCCCCAGGACAGCACTTGTATCGTGACCAGTGGAAAGTCTCACGTGCACTTCTGGAACTGGTCTCCTGGAGGAGGGGCTCTGGGGAACGGGGGCCTGGCGAGGAAACAGGGCGTCTTTGGG AAATACAAGAAGCCCAAATTTGTCCCCTGCTTTGTCTTCCTCCCCGATGGAGACATCCTCACTGGGGACTCAGAAGGGACCATCCTCACCTGGGGGCGGAGCCTGCCTGACGCCCGGACCCCAGGCAGGGGTGGGGCTAAAG AGACGTTTGGGATTGTGGCTCAGACCCGAGCCCACGAGGGCTCCATCTTCGCTTTGTGTCTCCTGAGGGATGGGACGGTGCTGAGCGGGGGTGGGCGGGACCGGCGGCTGGTCCAGTGGGGGCAGGGGCTCACGGCTCTCCAGGAGGCCGAG ATCCCAGAACAGTTTGGAGCTGTCCGCGCCATCGCCGAAGGGCTCGGCTCAGAGCTGCTCGTGGGCACCACCAAGAATGCGTTGCTGAGGGGGGACCTGACTCAGGGCTTTTCCCCCGTTATCCAG GGCCACACGGACGAGCTCTGGGGCCTCTGCACTCACCCCTCCCTGAACCGCTTCCTCACCTGCGGCCACGATCGGCAGCTCTGCCTGTGGGATGGCGAGTGCCACGCCCTGGCTTGGAGCCTGGACCTCAAG gaGACGGGCCTCTGTGCGGACTTCCACCCCGGTGGGAAGGTCGTGGCTGTGGGACTGAACACTGGGAG GTGGCTGGTCCTGGACACAGAGACCCGGGAGATCGTGTCGGATTTCACGGATGGTAATGAGCAGCTCTCAGTTGTCAGGTATAGTCCAG ATGGGATGTACCTGGCCATAGGTTCCCACGACAACACCATCTACATCTACGGAGTGTCCAGTGATGGGGCCAAGTGCAGCCGGTTTGGCCGATGCCTG GGGCACTCCAGCTTCATCACCCACCTAGACTGGTCCAAGGATGGGAACTTCATCATGTCCAATTCTGGGGACTACGAGATCCTCTACT gggACGTGGCAGGGGGTTGCAAGCTGCTGAGAAATCGGTATGAGAGCCGAGACCGAGAGTGGGCGACCTACACCTGTGTCTTGGGTTTCCACGTGTATG GCGTGTGGCCGGATGGATCGGACGGAACGGACATCAACTCTCTGTGCCGCTCCCACAATGAGCGAGTGGTGGCCGTGGCCGATGACTTCTGCAAAGTGCACCTGTTTCTGTACCCCTGTGCCAAGGCCAAG tcgCCCAGCCGAAAGTACGGAGGCCACGGCAGCCACGTCACCAGTGTCCGGTTCACTCATGACGATTCTCACCTCATCTCGTTGGGAGGAAAGGATTCGAGCATTTTCCAGTGGCGCATGCTGGGTGGCGGGGGCCCTGGCCCGCCCCCCCCCACGCCCTCCCGGACCCCTTCTCTGTCCCCTGCCTCATCCCTGGATGCTTGA
- the EML3 gene encoding echinoderm microtubule-associated protein-like 3 isoform X2, whose amino-acid sequence MAGAAGPGEGQTGGPDGLGALSQRLRVQEEEMELVKAALAEVLRRLRMREGSPLAPGSLQAARESAAATAAASASASMSASPAAPPGLPPPTSPSLVSRGTQTDAEPEARPTCGPFSLSNGPPARAGGCEEEPGGAQSEGGGSSSGGTSSPGPPGALRPFQLPQRGDTPRRNSSSSSSPSERPRQKLSRKAVSSANLLLRSESRGGKDPVSSPGGPGSRRSNYNLEGISVKMFLRGRPITMYIPSGVRSPEELPSGPPPENLSLDWVYGYRGRDSRSNLFVLRSGEVVYFIACVVVLYRPGGGPGGPGGGGQRHYLGHTDCVRCLAVHPDGVRVASGQTAGVDKDGKPLQPVVHIWDSEKLQKLQEIGLGVFERGVGALAFSVSDQGSFLCVVDDSNEHMLSVWDWSRGTKLVEIKSTNDSVLAVGFNPQDSTCIVTSGKSHVHFWNWSPGGGALGNGGLARKQGVFGKYKKPKFVPCFVFLPDGDILTGDSEGTILTWGRSLPDARTPGRGGAKETFGIVAQTRAHEGSIFALCLLRDGTVLSGGGRDRRLVQWGQGLTALQEAEIPEQFGAVRAIAEGLGSELLVGTTKNALLRGDLTQGFSPVIQGHTDELWGLCTHPSLNRFLTCGHDRQLCLWDGECHALAWSLDLKETGLCADFHPGGKVVAVGLNTGRWLVLDTETREIVSDFTDGNEQLSVVRYSPDGMYLAIGSHDNTIYIYGVSSDGAKCSRFGRCLGHSSFITHLDWSKDGNFIMSNSGDYEILYWDVAGGCKLLRNRYESRDREWATYTCVLGFHVYGVWPDGSDGTDINSLCRSHNERVVAVADDFCKVHLFLYPCAKAKSPSRKYGGHGSHVTSVRFTHDDSHLISLGGKDSSIFQWRMLGGGGPGPPPPTPSRTPSLSPASSLDA is encoded by the exons ATGGCCGGGGCCGCGGGCCCGG GTGAGGGCCAGACTGGGGGCCCGGACGGCCTGGGGGCCTTGAGCCAGAGGCTCCGGGTccaggaggaggagatggagctGGTGAAGGCTGCCCTGGCTGAAGTCCTGCGGAGACTCAGGATGAGGGAGGGGAGCCCGCTGGCCCCAGGCTCCCTGCAGGCTGCCAGGGAGTCCGCCGCCGCTACCGCAGCCGCCTCCGCCTCCGCCTCGATGAGCGCCAG CCCCGCGGCCCCCCCTGGACTGCCACCCCCCACCAGCCCCTCCTTGGTGAGCAGGGGCACCCAGACAGATGCGGAGCCTGAGGCCAGGCCGACTTGTGGCCCCTTCAGCCTGAGCAATGGGCCCCCAGCCCGGGCTGGGGGCTGCGAGGAGGAGCCGGGGGGTGCTCAGTCAGAAGGCGGGGGCAGCAGCAGCGGGGGCACCAGCTCTCCCGGCCCTCCCGGGGCGCTCCGGCCCTTCCAGCTCCCTCAGAGGGGAGACAC GCCTCGGCGgaattcctcctcttcctcctccccctcggAGCGGCCCCGACAGAAGCTCTCCAGGAAAGCGGTGTCCTCGGCCAACCTGCTGCTCCGCTCCGAAAG CCGAGGTGGGAAGGATCCTGTCTCCAGCCCTGGAGGACCTGGTTCTCGGAGGAGCAATTATAATCTGG AGGGCATCTCGGTGAAGATGTTCCTTCGGGGTCGACCCATCACCATGTACATCCCGTCGGGCGTCCGCAGTCCCGAGGAGCTGCCCAGTGGCCCACCCCCTGAGAACCTCAGCCTTGACTGGGT ctATGGGTACAGGGGCCGGGACTCGCGCTCCAACTTGTTTGTCCTGCGCTCTGGGGAAGTCGTTTATTTTATCGCCTGTGTGGTGGTGCTGTACCGGCCCGGAGGAGGCCCGGGAGGCCCTGGGGGGGGAGGCCAGAGACACTACCTGGGGCACACCGACTGTGTGCGCTG TCTTGCCGTCCATCCTGATGGTGTCCGAGTAGCTTCTGGACAGACAGCCGGGGTCGACAAAGATGGGAAG CCACTTCAGCCGGTGGTTCACATCTGGGATTCAGAGAAGCTGCAGAAGCTCCAGGAGATCGGCCTCGGGGTGTTTGAGCGAGGGGTCGGGGCCCTCGCCTTCTCTGTCTCG GATCAGGGCAGCTTCCTTTGTGTGGTGGATGACTCTAACGAGCACATGTTGTCCGTGTGGGACTGGAGCCGAGGGACCAAGCTGGTGGAAATCAAG agCACCAACGACTCTGTCCTGGCCGTGGGCTTCAACCCCCAGGACAGCACTTGTATCGTGACCAGTGGAAAGTCTCACGTGCACTTCTGGAACTGGTCTCCTGGAGGAGGGGCTCTGGGGAACGGGGGCCTGGCGAGGAAACAGGGCGTCTTTGGG AAATACAAGAAGCCCAAATTTGTCCCCTGCTTTGTCTTCCTCCCCGATGGAGACATCCTCACTGGGGACTCAGAAGGGACCATCCTCACCTGGGGGCGGAGCCTGCCTGACGCCCGGACCCCAGGCAGGGGTGGGGCTAAAG AGACGTTTGGGATTGTGGCTCAGACCCGAGCCCACGAGGGCTCCATCTTCGCTTTGTGTCTCCTGAGGGATGGGACGGTGCTGAGCGGGGGTGGGCGGGACCGGCGGCTGGTCCAGTGGGGGCAGGGGCTCACGGCTCTCCAGGAGGCCGAG ATCCCAGAACAGTTTGGAGCTGTCCGCGCCATCGCCGAAGGGCTCGGCTCAGAGCTGCTCGTGGGCACCACCAAGAATGCGTTGCTGAGGGGGGACCTGACTCAGGGCTTTTCCCCCGTTATCCAG GGCCACACGGACGAGCTCTGGGGCCTCTGCACTCACCCCTCCCTGAACCGCTTCCTCACCTGCGGCCACGATCGGCAGCTCTGCCTGTGGGATGGCGAGTGCCACGCCCTGGCTTGGAGCCTGGACCTCAAG gaGACGGGCCTCTGTGCGGACTTCCACCCCGGTGGGAAGGTCGTGGCTGTGGGACTGAACACTGGGAG GTGGCTGGTCCTGGACACAGAGACCCGGGAGATCGTGTCGGATTTCACGGATGGTAATGAGCAGCTCTCAGTTGTCAGGTATAGTCCAG ATGGGATGTACCTGGCCATAGGTTCCCACGACAACACCATCTACATCTACGGAGTGTCCAGTGATGGGGCCAAGTGCAGCCGGTTTGGCCGATGCCTG GGGCACTCCAGCTTCATCACCCACCTAGACTGGTCCAAGGATGGGAACTTCATCATGTCCAATTCTGGGGACTACGAGATCCTCTACT gggACGTGGCAGGGGGTTGCAAGCTGCTGAGAAATCGGTATGAGAGCCGAGACCGAGAGTGGGCGACCTACACCTGTGTCTTGGGTTTCCACGTGTATG GCGTGTGGCCGGATGGATCGGACGGAACGGACATCAACTCTCTGTGCCGCTCCCACAATGAGCGAGTGGTGGCCGTGGCCGATGACTTCTGCAAAGTGCACCTGTTTCTGTACCCCTGTGCCAAGGCCAAG tcgCCCAGCCGAAAGTACGGAGGCCACGGCAGCCACGTCACCAGTGTCCGGTTCACTCATGACGATTCTCACCTCATCTCGTTGGGAGGAAAGGATTCGAGCATTTTCCAGTGGCGCATGCTGGGTGGCGGGGGCCCTGGCCCGCCCCCCCCCACGCCCTCCCGGACCCCTTCTCTGTCCCCTGCCTCATCCCTGGATGCTTGA
- the EML3 gene encoding echinoderm microtubule-associated protein-like 3 isoform X3 has product MAGAAGPGEGQTGGPDGLGALSQRLRVQEEEMELVKAALAEVLRRLRMREGSPLAPGSLQAARESAAATAAASASASMSASSPAAPPGLPPPTSPSLVSRGTQTDAEPEARPTCGPFSLSNGPPARAGGCEEEPGGAQSEGGGSSSGGTSSPGPPGALRPFQLPQRGDTPRRNSSSSSSPSERPRQKLSRKAVSSANLLLRSESRGGKDPVSSPGGPGSRRSNYNLEGISVKMFLRGRPITMYIPSGVRSPEELPSGPPPENLSLDWVYGYRGRDSRSNLFVLRSGEVVYFIACVVVLYRPGGGPGGPGGGGQRHYLGHTDCVRCLAVHPDGVRVASGQTAGVDKDGKPLQPVVHIWDSEKLQKLQEIGLGVFERGVGALAFSVSDQGSFLCVVDDSNEHMLSVWDWSRGTKLVEIKSTNDSVLAVGFNPQDSTCIVTSGKSHVHFWNWSPGGGALGNGGLARKQGVFGKYKKPKFVPCFVFLPDGDILTGDSEGTILTWGRSLPDARTPGRGGAKETFGIVAQTRAHEGSIFALCLLRDGTVLSGGGRDRRLVQWGQGLTALQEAEIPEQFGAVRAIAEGLGSELLVGTTKNALLRGDLTQGFSPVIQGHTDELWGLCTHPSLNRFLTCGHDRQLCLWDGECHALAWSLDLKETGLCADFHPGGKVVAVGLNTGRWLVLDTETREIVSDFTDGNEQLSVVRWDVPGHRFPRQHHLHLRSVQ; this is encoded by the exons ATGGCCGGGGCCGCGGGCCCGG GTGAGGGCCAGACTGGGGGCCCGGACGGCCTGGGGGCCTTGAGCCAGAGGCTCCGGGTccaggaggaggagatggagctGGTGAAGGCTGCCCTGGCTGAAGTCCTGCGGAGACTCAGGATGAGGGAGGGGAGCCCGCTGGCCCCAGGCTCCCTGCAGGCTGCCAGGGAGTCCGCCGCCGCTACCGCAGCCGCCTCCGCCTCCGCCTCGATGAGCGCCAG CAGCCCCGCGGCCCCCCCTGGACTGCCACCCCCCACCAGCCCCTCCTTGGTGAGCAGGGGCACCCAGACAGATGCGGAGCCTGAGGCCAGGCCGACTTGTGGCCCCTTCAGCCTGAGCAATGGGCCCCCAGCCCGGGCTGGGGGCTGCGAGGAGGAGCCGGGGGGTGCTCAGTCAGAAGGCGGGGGCAGCAGCAGCGGGGGCACCAGCTCTCCCGGCCCTCCCGGGGCGCTCCGGCCCTTCCAGCTCCCTCAGAGGGGAGACAC GCCTCGGCGgaattcctcctcttcctcctccccctcggAGCGGCCCCGACAGAAGCTCTCCAGGAAAGCGGTGTCCTCGGCCAACCTGCTGCTCCGCTCCGAAAG CCGAGGTGGGAAGGATCCTGTCTCCAGCCCTGGAGGACCTGGTTCTCGGAGGAGCAATTATAATCTGG AGGGCATCTCGGTGAAGATGTTCCTTCGGGGTCGACCCATCACCATGTACATCCCGTCGGGCGTCCGCAGTCCCGAGGAGCTGCCCAGTGGCCCACCCCCTGAGAACCTCAGCCTTGACTGGGT ctATGGGTACAGGGGCCGGGACTCGCGCTCCAACTTGTTTGTCCTGCGCTCTGGGGAAGTCGTTTATTTTATCGCCTGTGTGGTGGTGCTGTACCGGCCCGGAGGAGGCCCGGGAGGCCCTGGGGGGGGAGGCCAGAGACACTACCTGGGGCACACCGACTGTGTGCGCTG TCTTGCCGTCCATCCTGATGGTGTCCGAGTAGCTTCTGGACAGACAGCCGGGGTCGACAAAGATGGGAAG CCACTTCAGCCGGTGGTTCACATCTGGGATTCAGAGAAGCTGCAGAAGCTCCAGGAGATCGGCCTCGGGGTGTTTGAGCGAGGGGTCGGGGCCCTCGCCTTCTCTGTCTCG GATCAGGGCAGCTTCCTTTGTGTGGTGGATGACTCTAACGAGCACATGTTGTCCGTGTGGGACTGGAGCCGAGGGACCAAGCTGGTGGAAATCAAG agCACCAACGACTCTGTCCTGGCCGTGGGCTTCAACCCCCAGGACAGCACTTGTATCGTGACCAGTGGAAAGTCTCACGTGCACTTCTGGAACTGGTCTCCTGGAGGAGGGGCTCTGGGGAACGGGGGCCTGGCGAGGAAACAGGGCGTCTTTGGG AAATACAAGAAGCCCAAATTTGTCCCCTGCTTTGTCTTCCTCCCCGATGGAGACATCCTCACTGGGGACTCAGAAGGGACCATCCTCACCTGGGGGCGGAGCCTGCCTGACGCCCGGACCCCAGGCAGGGGTGGGGCTAAAG AGACGTTTGGGATTGTGGCTCAGACCCGAGCCCACGAGGGCTCCATCTTCGCTTTGTGTCTCCTGAGGGATGGGACGGTGCTGAGCGGGGGTGGGCGGGACCGGCGGCTGGTCCAGTGGGGGCAGGGGCTCACGGCTCTCCAGGAGGCCGAG ATCCCAGAACAGTTTGGAGCTGTCCGCGCCATCGCCGAAGGGCTCGGCTCAGAGCTGCTCGTGGGCACCACCAAGAATGCGTTGCTGAGGGGGGACCTGACTCAGGGCTTTTCCCCCGTTATCCAG GGCCACACGGACGAGCTCTGGGGCCTCTGCACTCACCCCTCCCTGAACCGCTTCCTCACCTGCGGCCACGATCGGCAGCTCTGCCTGTGGGATGGCGAGTGCCACGCCCTGGCTTGGAGCCTGGACCTCAAG gaGACGGGCCTCTGTGCGGACTTCCACCCCGGTGGGAAGGTCGTGGCTGTGGGACTGAACACTGGGAG GTGGCTGGTCCTGGACACAGAGACCCGGGAGATCGTGTCGGATTTCACGGATGGTAATGAGCAGCTCTCAGTTGTCAG ATGGGATGTACCTGGCCATAGGTTCCCACGACAACACCATCTACATCTACGGAGTGTCCAGTGA
- the ROM1 gene encoding rod outer segment membrane protein 1, translated as MAAILPLSLPLQARIRLAQGLWLFSWLLALAGGLTLISSGYLLVQLWQLSPFLDPSCSFPALPKTALAAGAAALGMGVVGAGATRASLDAARYPPWRGVLGPLLVVGTVGGGGLLVLAVGLALALPRGLDAALEDGLGAALAHYKDTEVPGHCNAKRLMDELQLGHHCCGRHSYKDWFTVQWISNRYLDPNNQDIIDQLQSNVEGLYLIDGVPFSCCNPNAPRPCLQNQLSNPQAYPLSDPRQRSLNLWEQGCHGVLLRHLWGLASTLGTVLGVTLVLQVLVLLGLRYLQTALEGLGGAIDGEGETQGYLFPGGFRETLKSAFHQGLCAQRPVPEEVPPEAPAEEVPPEA; from the exons atggctGCCATTCTGCCCCTTTCCCTGCCCCTCCAGGCCCGGATCCGCCTGGCCCAGGGGCTCTGGCTCTTCTCCTGGTTGCTGGCACTGGCTGGTGGCCTCACCCTAATCTCTAGTGGCTACCTCCTCGTACAGCTGTGGCAGCTAAGTCCTTTCCTGGACCCCTCCTGCTCCTTTCCAGCCCTCCCCAAGACAGCTTTGGCGGCAGGGGCAGCTGCCCTAGGCATGGGGGTGGTGGGGGCTGGAGCCACCAGGGCATCCTTGGATGCGGCCCGATACCCCCCTTGGCGAGGGGTGCTGGGACCACTCCTGGTGGTTGGgacagttgggggtgggggtctCCTGGTACTGGCCGTAGGTCTGGCCCTGGCATTGCCCAGGGGCCTGGACGCTGCCCTGGAGGACGGTCTAGGGGCAGCCTTGGCTCACTACAAGGATACAGAGGTGCCAGGGCACTGCAATGCTAAGCGGTTGATGGACGAGCTCCAGCTGGGGCACCACTGCTGCGGGCGGCACAGCTACAAGGACTGGTTCACTGTTCAGTGGATCAGTAACCGATATCTGGACCCCAATAACCAGGACATCATTGA CCAGCTCCAGAGCAATGTGGAAGGACTCTATTTAATCGACGGGGTCCCTTTCTCCTGCTGTAATCCCAACGCCCCTCGGCCCTGCCTGCAGAACCAGCTCTCCAACCCCCAGGCCTATCCGCTCTCCGACCCTCGGCAGCGCAGCCTCAACCTCTGGGAACAGGGCTGCCACGGAGTGCTGCTGAGGCACCTTTGGGGGCTAGCCAGCACCCTGGGCACTGTGCTGGGCGTCACCTTGGTCCTGCAG GTGTTGGTGCTCCTGGGACTTCGCTACCTGCAGACGGCTTTAGAGGGCCTGGGGGGAGCCATAGACGGGGAGGGCGAGACCCAAGGCTATCTGTTCCCAGGGGGGTTCAGAGAGACGCTGAAAAGTGCTTTCCATCAGGGACTCTGTGCTCAGAGACCTGTGCCGGAGGAGGTTCCACCAGAGGCCCCAGCTGAGGAGGTCCCACCAGAAGCCTAG
- the B3GAT3 gene encoding galactosylgalactosylxylosylprotein 3-beta-glucuronosyltransferase 3, whose amino-acid sequence MKLKLKNVFLVYFLVSLSGLLYALLQLGQPCDCSPHLRAAAEHLRRKDLKISQLQAELGRPPPAPAQPPEPEALPTIYVVTPTYARLVQKAELIRLSQTLSLVPRLHWVLVEDAEAPTPLVSGLLAASGLRFTHLVALTPKSQRLREGEPGWVRPRGVEQRNRALAWLRGKETAAGGEREPPPVGARGVVYFADDDNTYSRELFEEMRGTRGVSVWPVGLVGGLRFEGPQVQGGQVVGFHTAWEPDRPFPLDMAGFAISLSLLLSRPGAQFDPTAPRGHLESSLLSHLIDPKDLEPRASNCTRVLVWHTRTEKPKMKQEEQLQRQGRGSDPGIEV is encoded by the exons ATGAAGCTGAAGCTGAAGAACGTCTTTCTCGTCTACTTCTTAGTGTCCCTGAGCGGCCTCCTCTACGCGCTCCTGCAGCTTG GCCAGCCTTGTGACTGCTCCCCACACCTTCGGGCAGCAGCAGAACACTTACGCAGGAAAGACCTTAAGATCTCCCAGTTGCAAGCTGAGCTTGGCCGGCCACCTCCTGCCCCCGCCCAGCCCCCGGAACCCGAGGCTTTGCCCACCATCTATGTGGTGACTCCTACCTATGCCAG gcTGGTACAGAAGGCTGAGCTGATCCGCTTGTCACAGACCCTGTCCTTGGTACCCAGACTACACTGGGTGCTGGTGGAGGATGCTGAGGCCCCTACTCCACTGGTGTCAGGGCTCTTGGCAGCCTCTGGCCTCAGATTCACTCACCTGGTAGCCCTCACACCTAAAAGCCAGCGGCTTAGAGAAGGGGAGCCAGGCTGGGTCCGGCCCCGGGGTGTGGAGCAGCGAAATCGAGCCTTGGCCTGGCTCCGAGGAAAAGAGACTGCAGCTGGTGGGGAAAGGGAGCCGCCCCCTGTAGGGGCTCGTGGGGTCGTGTACTTTGCTGATGATGACAACACCTATAGCCGGGAACTCTTTGAGGAG ATGAGAGGAACCAGAGGTGTTTCAGTGTGGCCGGTGGGGCTGGTCGGTGGCCTCCGGTTCGAGGGACCCCAAGTGCAGGGGGGCCAGGTGGTGGGCTTTCACACAGCCTGGGAGCCTGACCGGCCCTTCCCTCTGGACATGGCTGGCTTCGCTATATCACTATCTCTTCTTCTGTCTCGGCCTGGGGCCCAGTTTGACCCCACAGCCCCCCGGGGCCACCTGGAGAGCAGTCTCCTCAGCCATCTCATCGACCCCAAGGATCTGGAACCCCGGGCTTCCAACTGCACTCGG GTGCTGGTGTGGCACACAAGAACTGAGAAGCCCAAGATGAAACAGGAAGAGCAGCTGCAGAGACAGGGACGGGGCTCAGACCCTGGCATCGAAGTGTGA